One window of the Triticum dicoccoides isolate Atlit2015 ecotype Zavitan chromosome 3B, WEW_v2.0, whole genome shotgun sequence genome contains the following:
- the LOC119281520 gene encoding uncharacterized protein LOC119281520: MDFRNDDYVQEQIDYGEDMVESTQVIQDRVLKEYGNYSEEVLDSQPEKVASKVGIVTDARQVNRQVLGEKLKDLNKSRDGVVDEERRRTQRDIGDMHTMDKAVERVKVRNLETAPEKRRATDVAGRRSTAG, translated from the exons ATGGATTTCAGGAATGATGATTATGTTCAAGAGCAGATAGACTATGGAGAAGACATGGTGGAGAGTACACAAGTCATACAAGATAGAGTGTTGAAGGAATATGGCAACTATTCAGAGGAAGTTCTGGATTCCCAACCTGAAAAAGTCGCCAGTAAAGTGGGCATTGTGACGGATGCAAGACAGGTAAATAGGCAAGTCCTAGGGGAAAAGCTCAAAGATCTGAACAAAAGCAGAGATGGGGTGGTAGATGAGGAAAGAAGGAGGACTCAGAGAGATATTGGCGATATGCATACAATGGATAAAGCTGTAGAAAGGGTGAAAGTCAGAAACCTGGAGACTGCCCCAG AGAAAAGAAGGGCAACAGATGTTGCGGGCCGTCGCAGCACTGCTGGTTGA